A genomic region of Zea mays cultivar B73 chromosome 6, Zm-B73-REFERENCE-NAM-5.0, whole genome shotgun sequence contains the following coding sequences:
- the LOC103629932 gene encoding uncharacterized protein At5g39865 — protein sequence MGCKGSKHALHGGCGLAARAPEPQSRSGRLAPRHSVVALRSSTLGTLSLDRAVAAVAAAGLSFDAAAAAGGGGGGGVDEATTKAGDDDVDGAGTKLLGPSRSFGGWRPTTPPPVAAPPKRQRRAVVAASKAVAPPRTPNETPARNPDPDPEEIDVWELMNGLEDEDEEADDGAERKARSAPASPALVPEILDAFRKALDDLTPDDSPSPLPRFVKPSGTGGAEKREIQTFPGIVRARVDVFQEKINTKTTKLAAKAVSLSPPESAGRVVVYLTSLRGIRQTYEDCRSTSAVLQGYGVRVDERDLSMHAGFKHELRAALGVGDGDGDEARRPPLPQVFADGRHLGGAEEVRRMHEAGDLASALGACDAAPCAAGAQDACAGCGGVRFVPCGGCSGSCKVFVDDEDGSGAGAFRRCPECNENGLVKCAVC from the coding sequence ATGGGCTGCAAGGGGTCCAAGCACGCGCTGCACGGGGGCTGTGGATTGGCGGCGCGAGCGCCGGAGCCGCAGAGCCGCTCGGGACGACTGGCGCCGCGGCACTCCGTCGTCGCGCTGCGGTCGTCCACGCTCGGAACGCTCAGCCTCGACCGCGCCGTGGCGGCCGTCGCGGCAGCGGGCCTCTCTTTCGACgctgcagcagcagcaggaggaggaggaggaggaggcgtggACGAGGCGACGACGAAGGCCGGAGACGACGACGTCGACGGCGCAGGGACGAAGCTGCTGGGGCCGTCGCGGTCGTTCGGCGGGTGGCGCCCGACGACGCCGCCTCCCGTGGCGGCGCCGCCGAAGCGGCAGAGGAGGGCGGTGGTGGCGGCGTCGAAGGCCGTCGCGCCGCCGCGGACGCCGAACGAGACGCCGGCGCGCAACCCCGACCCCGATCCCGAGGAGATCGACGTGTGGGAGCTCATGAACGGGCTCGAAGACGAGGACGAAGAGGCGGACGACGGCGCTGAGCGGAAGGCGCGGTCGGCGCCCGCGTCCCCGGCGTTGGTGCCGGAGATCCTGGACGCGTTCCGGAAGGCGCTCGACGACCTGACGCCTGATGACTCGCCTTCGCCCCTTCCTCGTTTCGTCAAACCCAGCGGAACCGGTGGCGCCGAGAAGCGCGAGATCCAGACGTTCCCGGGCATCGTGCGGGCGCGGGTCGACGTGTTCCAGGAAAAGATCAACACCAAGACGACGAAGCTTGCAGCCAAGGCGGTCTCGCTCTCGCCGCCGGAGAGCGCGGGCCGAGTCGTCGTGTACCTCACCAGCCTCCGCGGGATCCGGCAGACGTACGAGGACTGCCGGTCCACGAGCGCGGTCCTGCAAGGCTACGGCGTGCGCGTCGACGAGCGCGACCTGTCCATGCATGCGGGCTTCAAGCACGAGCTCCGCGCCGCGCTCGGcgtcggcgacggcgacggcgacgaagCCCGCCGGCCGCCGCTCCCGCAGGTGTTCGCGGACGGCCGCCACCTGGGCGGCGCCGAGGAGGTCCGCCGCATGCACGAGGCCGGGGACCTGGCGTCGGCCCTAGGTGCCTGCGACGCGGCGCCGTGCGCCGCCGGCGCGCAGGACGCCTGCGCCGGCTGCGGCGGGGTGCGGTTCGTGCCGTGCGGCGGGTGCTCCGGCAGCTGCAAGGTGTTCGTGGACGACGAGGATGGCTCCGGTGCCGGAGCGTTCAGGCGGTGCCCGGAGTGCAACGAGAACGGGCTAGTGAAATGCGCCGTTTGCTAG